AAGAAAATACAGTCAAAGTTACCAGGACACAACAGAAAGAGCATTGAACAAATAGACAGATGGCAATTTTTCCCATTTGCTTAAATAAAACCAGGTTTGCAGCTCATTTTACTTCTAGCTCTGTCACTAGCTTTTTATAGGATTCTGTCATGTCAACTTCTCTCTCAACTGGTTTCCAAATATTTAGATGATTATTATTGTATTTGCTTCTCTTCATAAGGAATTTTAACACCAATAGGTTAAAGGAATTAATAATAGCTAAATTCAAAGGTTCTACACCCACAGAGCAGCTTATACATATTCACAAATTTgaagctttgtttctttataCTTTAAATATTGCATGTTGAATCACATCTTGATCTACCTTATGTACAGAAATTAAGTTTCAGACAGACTGTAGGTTACAGCAGGTTACCTAGGTTACTTCACAGACTGAAATTATAACGCATATTAGGCATCCTGGGTCACTTTTTATCATTAGTTgctttacaatttatttttatctagagctttgttattatttcattaCATTATAGTGCTTTCACCTACATAGCTGGCAATGTCTACTCTTATTTAAGATTGTACAAAGTATGCAATCATAGCAACAGTAACTATGCTGtcaattttcttttgtgataTTTAATACACTGGTCATTTAGAcaccaacaaaaaaacagcCTAGCCCAGAAGAACTATGCAAACTAGTATCTTCTACTCAAGTATTACCTTCACAAAAGTATTTGTTTGCTCCCTAATTTTCCTAAAAATCTGTAAGACGTTTATTGAGTGGAATATCCGTCCATATTACAgagctttgttttgttattaaacTTCACTTGTTGCTAAGGAAGAACAAAGAAGACAAAGGACTTCTAATAAGATCAGAAAACTACAGGTGaggcagttttgttttctttctcattctttaaaGATTTATTACTGAACTACAATGATTGCTGGTTCTTAATTCTGTAAGAAAGATTTTGTGAAATGATGATCCCACTTTCCTATTTCACATTTAACTTTACATGTCAAGAAATAGCTCAGTTCACATTTTGAAGATCAGTATGATCATGCATTCCACCAGCCTGTTTACAAATCCATATGCAATTGAAGTCTTAAGAACTAAAAAAGAAGAGCTAGTAGAAGGCATAAACAATCCAGACAATCTGCTGAACTGGCTGATAGACAATGGCATTTTTACACCAGAGAAAAAGATAGTCATGACTTTCTACAGGACAcgaaaagaaaagaactctCGAGTTTTAGATATACTAATTTCTCATGGTGAACGAGCCTGCAGGCTCTTTTTTTATCCATGTTTAAAACAAGTGGAGCCAAAACTTTATAACAAGATGAGAAAATATGtcagtgaaataaatgaaagtatCGGAGATGCTAGAAGACAATTGGTAGGGTATTTACTTGAAAAAGATAAGGCTTGGTTTGAAAATAGTAGTGAACAGCACCAAGAAAAAAGAGTGCatcctagaagaaaaaaacaagactggtctattaagaaaaaaggaaaagaaactgaattatCAACAGCAGTAAAACCTAAAAAGGATGGTTTTGATATCAGCATCTTTGATGCAGCTGCTAAAGGCTACCTTTCTGAGTtagagaaaacactgaaagatAAGGATATTAATGCACTAAACTCTGCAAGTGAAACACTCCTGCATGTTGCAGCTGCTAATGGACATCTAACAATAATAGAATATTTGATTAGCAAAGGTATTAAGCGAGATGTGAAGgataagaaaggaagaacacCACTGCACAGGGCTGCTGAGGAAGGCTATGCCGATGCAGTGAAAGTGCTTCTCCAATGTGGAGCTTATATGTACAGTTTAGACACAGAAGGCAAGACACCACTTCATTTGGCTGCACAGAATAACCATAGTCACATATTAAAGATGCTCCTGAGAGAAGAGGCAAGAAGCTACAGGAACCAGCATAACTTTTTGCACATGGCAGCTCTTAAAGATGAGAGCAGTCTggcaaaaatgcttttaaagaatgGTGCCTCTGTCGATGGAAAGGATGAAAGAGGACAGACAGCTCTCAGTTATGCCATTTCTCAGGGGTTTGAAAATACTACAAAAGTATTGCTAGAAGCTGGAGCCAGTGTTGATTCCAAAATGACTGAAACAGCCTTCAACAGTGACCACCCGTCCATCTTCAAAATACTGCTAGAATATTGTAAAGATTTGTCATCTAACCTAATGGAGTCAGCTCTCTTTAAAGCTGtacagaaaaatctgcataGTATTGTAGCAGCTTTAGTTGACAGAGGCACAGATATAAACGCCTACAATGAAATGCAG
This region of Rhea pennata isolate bPtePen1 chromosome 8, bPtePen1.pri, whole genome shotgun sequence genomic DNA includes:
- the LOC134143694 gene encoding CARD- and ANK-domain containing inflammasome adapter protein-like, which codes for MHSTSLFTNPYAIEVLRTKKEELVEGINNPDNLLNWLIDNGIFTPEKKIVMTFYRTRKEKNSRVLDILISHGERACRLFFYPCLKQVEPKLYNKMRKYVSEINESIGDARRQLVGYLLEKDKAWFENSSEQHQEKRVHPRRKKQDWSIKKKGKETELSTAVKPKKDGFDISIFDAAAKGYLSELEKTLKDKDINALNSASETLLHVAAANGHLTIIEYLISKGIKRDVKDKKGRTPLHRAAEEGYADAVKVLLQCGAYMYSLDTEGKTPLHLAAQNNHSHILKMLLREEARSYRNQHNFLHMAALKDESSLAKMLLKNGASVDGKDERGQTALSYAISQGFENTTKVLLEAGASVDSKMTETAFNSDHPSIFKILLEYCKDLSSNLMESALFKAVQKNLHSIVAALVDRGTDINAYNEMQYTPLLMACETGKAESAQVLIEKGANFRIKTLASDTALHLAVQAGATSITNLLLRKGMEANVMNQVGETPLHVAALHNKGALVSILVKAGGKINAVTKELVTPLHIASQRGDTAVVQQLLHHKANVNVKDKQSKSPLHLASERGDNKMVELLLNANADPNAQDREKKTPLHIAAMRGHLSIVKVLLAKKGRYGVKDMDGCTPMHYATIKGEAEIVKILLTSGKNKNIDDRNIWRKTALHLASEYGHSDLIKLLLVEGAAINALDSSKDTPLHCACKAGHLDAVNCLLNWSQGEKANLQAANSLKKTPLQVAEINKTENQAQIVTLLKKKMLITK